A stretch of the Cyanobacterium sp. T60_A2020_053 genome encodes the following:
- a CDS encoding cyanoexosortase B system-associated protein: protein MSKAKFTYPLPVLLLLILLGLLIIFGILPGYLQGGKWQWLELGTPSNTPQLNRLRQEGITLTGWEKGEGRPLNLGGKTWLWQTFTQGNTTIDVILRPQPYYTDKPSVEWTDLQNLDIKASYCLEQMYEKLNAPAVNVFPDSQEPNLLEIIRQEDVSRDTLEKIINSLPSLCHSAFGINRTEGKNSLIPRVDPQNWDTDAPETFTFTNDAGKNITVLLQRGWNEKQTVAMVNWYSWHGGGNYQPENWFFHDLFAQLKQQRVGWVAVSLRIPLSPLAEITPIIPQAQTLSREVQRALEQSLQDNR, encoded by the coding sequence ATGTCAAAAGCAAAATTCACTTATCCCTTACCTGTTTTATTACTCTTAATATTGCTAGGATTATTAATCATTTTTGGTATTTTACCGGGCTACCTACAAGGGGGTAAATGGCAATGGTTAGAATTAGGCACTCCCAGTAATACCCCTCAATTAAATCGCCTTAGGCAAGAAGGAATCACTCTCACGGGTTGGGAAAAGGGTGAAGGGCGCCCCTTAAATTTAGGAGGTAAAACATGGCTGTGGCAAACTTTCACTCAAGGAAATACCACCATTGATGTCATTCTTCGCCCTCAACCTTACTACACAGATAAACCTAGCGTGGAATGGACCGATCTGCAAAATTTAGATATTAAAGCTAGTTATTGTTTAGAACAAATGTACGAAAAACTAAACGCACCAGCCGTCAATGTTTTTCCCGATAGTCAAGAGCCTAATTTGTTAGAGATAATTCGTCAAGAAGATGTCAGCAGAGATACCCTAGAGAAAATTATCAATTCTTTACCGTCATTATGTCATTCTGCTTTTGGTATCAATCGAACAGAAGGAAAAAATAGCTTAATTCCTAGGGTTGATCCCCAAAATTGGGATACTGATGCCCCCGAAACCTTCACTTTTACTAACGATGCAGGGAAAAATATTACAGTTTTACTACAAAGAGGATGGAACGAAAAACAAACCGTTGCGATGGTTAATTGGTATAGTTGGCACGGTGGGGGTAATTACCAACCAGAAAACTGGTTTTTTCATGACTTATTTGCTCAATTAAAACAACAGCGTGTAGGGTGGGTTGCTGTTAGTCTTCGGATTCCTCTGTCTCCTCTTGCTGAAATTACTCCGATTATTCCTCAGGCACAAACCCTCTCTAGGGAAGTACAACGGGCGCTGGAACAATCTTTACAGGATAACCGATAG
- the crtB gene encoding cyanoexosortase B, with protein MELVNQFSPHKQGNKFNYLILAILAVMYAPVLWHWYDGWLNKSIGIEHEYFSHGLIGIPFASYLVWLKRKPWQKLSYQFNYLGLFVVALAGVFFLTGVSEFVNFSFTLMIIGLTYFLKGKQGLKLFWFPLLLIILAVPNSIPYLITPYTLWLQKIIAGISGFILFHLGFNVTVNGIYVAVNGRLVEVAPYCAGLKMLFTTLYVSLILLYWRDLLNQRPKPFILIIMAVITSVMGNIIRNTILAFFHGAGYDDLFTWFHDSWGGDVYSALTLGVIYLWVLWLETWQLTPRENNHQESEVEEFNFKF; from the coding sequence ATGGAATTAGTTAACCAATTTTCTCCTCATAAACAGGGAAATAAATTTAATTATTTAATTTTGGCAATTTTAGCGGTGATGTATGCACCAGTGTTATGGCATTGGTATGATGGGTGGTTAAATAAAAGTATTGGCATTGAGCATGAATACTTTAGTCATGGCTTAATTGGTATTCCTTTCGCTAGTTACTTAGTTTGGCTAAAAAGAAAACCATGGCAAAAATTATCCTATCAATTTAATTATCTTGGGTTATTTGTAGTGGCTTTAGCTGGAGTATTTTTTCTCACAGGGGTGAGTGAATTTGTTAATTTTTCTTTCACTCTCATGATTATTGGTTTAACTTATTTCCTTAAAGGTAAACAAGGATTAAAATTATTTTGGTTTCCGTTATTACTGATTATCTTAGCTGTGCCTAACTCCATACCCTATTTGATTACTCCTTACACTCTGTGGTTACAAAAAATTATTGCTGGAATTTCGGGTTTTATTCTCTTTCATTTGGGTTTTAATGTCACCGTCAACGGTATTTATGTGGCGGTTAACGGGCGCTTGGTGGAAGTAGCGCCCTACTGCGCAGGGTTAAAAATGCTTTTTACCACTTTATATGTGTCTTTAATTTTGCTTTATTGGCGAGATTTACTAAACCAGCGCCCGAAGCCGTTTATATTAATCATCATGGCAGTCATTACCAGTGTCATGGGTAACATCATTCGCAACACGATTCTAGCATTTTTTCATGGTGCCGGTTATGATGATTTATTTACATGGTTTCACGACAGTTGGGGGGGGGATGTATATTCAGCCTTAACTTTAGGGGTAATTTATTTGTGGGTTTTATGGTTAGAAACATGGCAGTTGACTCCTAGAGAAAATAACCATCAAGAAAGTGAAGTAGAGGAATTTAATTTTAAATTTTAA
- a CDS encoding ABC transporter substrate-binding protein, with amino-acid sequence MFHLYLKSYFGFEKEKKITNVKEIDPILGNLITTEPYNLGSANNPSLEVLAKIKPDLILGETRNQNQYEFLSKIAPTLLFKDRTIKGKWQEDLMTLATALNEKEKAQTILDDYENQLNQTKADFKDVINNKNKVLILAGNGLNDNLFILSQNSDLASIFNQLGFEIITIPHDDDNVGVSAPISLESLPELAKQADWIFILGYNADVKNKSNAEIIANQTAPFKQDWQENSLTKSLPATINNQVYFANYGLWNGLNGAIATKYILEELREFILN; translated from the coding sequence TTGTTCCATCTTTATTTAAAGAGTTATTTTGGTTTTGAAAAAGAAAAAAAAATCACTAATGTAAAAGAAATTGACCCTATTTTAGGAAATTTAATTACCACTGAGCCTTATAATTTAGGTAGTGCAAATAATCCTTCTTTAGAAGTCTTAGCAAAGATAAAACCAGACTTAATCTTAGGGGAAACTCGCAATCAAAATCAATACGAATTTTTATCGAAAATTGCCCCTACTTTGTTATTTAAAGATCGCACCATTAAGGGCAAATGGCAAGAGGATTTAATGACTTTAGCTACAGCTTTAAACGAAAAGGAAAAAGCTCAAACAATTCTCGATGATTATGAAAATCAATTAAATCAAACAAAAGCAGATTTTAAAGATGTTATTAATAATAAAAATAAAGTACTGATTTTAGCAGGAAATGGCTTGAATGATAATTTATTTATCCTTAGTCAAAATAGTGATTTAGCTAGTATTTTCAATCAATTAGGTTTTGAGATAATAACAATCCCCCATGATGATGATAATGTTGGGGTGAGTGCGCCGATTTCTTTAGAAAGTTTACCGGAATTAGCCAAACAAGCGGACTGGATTTTTATTCTTGGCTATAATGCGGATGTGAAAAATAAAAGCAATGCTGAGATTATAGCGAATCAAACAGCGCCCTTCAAACAAGATTGGCAGGAAAATTCTTTAACAAAATCTTTACCAGCGACTATCAATAATCAAGTTTATTTTGCTAACTATGGTTTATGGAATGGCTTAAATGGTGCGATCGCCACTAAATATATTTTAGAAGAATTAAGGGAGTTTATTCTAAACTAA